The Topomyia yanbarensis strain Yona2022 unplaced genomic scaffold, ASM3024719v1 HiC_scaffold_274, whole genome shotgun sequence genome contains the following window.
GACGATCTACCACAAAACCATGGAATCGACTGTTCCACGCACGAGAAACTTGCTTAAGGCCATACAGAGACTTTTCCAGCCGACAAACTAGCTTCTTTCCTAACTCGAACCCCTCTGGCTGTACCATAAAAATCTCCTCTGTAAGTGCGCCATTCAAAAAGGATGTGCGAATGTCCATTTGATGCACAACCTTTTTATCCCGACATGCGGTCGCCAAAATCGATCGTAACGTGTCCAGTTTGGCAACCGGAGTGTAGGTTTCACTATAGTCGAAGCCAAACCTTTGGCTAAAACCCCTAGCCACTAGCCGAGCTTTATAGCGATCTGGTTCTCCATGTATACCATGTTTTAATTTATAAACTCACTTATTTGTGATCGGTTTGCGATTTGCCGGCAGCTCAGTTAAAGTCCAACTTTTATGCTTATTTAGGGCTGCCATCTCATCATTTACAGCAGCTTTCCACTTCGGCCAATCCTTCCGTGCCTTTGCTTCAGCCAACGACATACTCTATGGCATTTAACGCATACGCTGCGTGCTCCATTTCATAGTCAGCTTGCCACGCCGGGGTTTTCCTAATACGCGGTAGTCTACCAGGGATGCTGGATTCTATTGGATAATTCTCGCTGTCATGACACGATCCGAGTTCTGACTCTTGCCCAGAGCAGTCTTCCTCGACAAAGCTCTCGTAGTGCGATACTGACTCATCTCTAGATGTGTTATTCTGCTCATTTGGACCTCTGAAATCCGAATCCACCTCAACAGCTTCTGGTTTTTCATCATCAGCCGCAACAAGTGAGAAAACGTCCGAAACCAGTTCATTGACATATTTTGGGAAAGCTTCACCGTGCGAAGACTCCACAAAATTCACATCACGGACGTGCATCACTTGCCGCTTTGTCGGATGCCATACTCGGTAACCACTATTCGCGTAACCCAGAAACAATCCTTTCCACGATTTCGCGTCTAATTTACCTCGTTACTCTTTTGGTACATGCGCAAATACGGTACAACCAAAAACTCGCAGCTTATGTACATCAGGTCTAGATCCTTCCCACAGCTGATAAGGAGTCATGCCAGGATCAATTGCACTGGAGGGACTACGGTTCAAAAGAGAAGCAGCAGTCTGCATCGCACAGCCCCAGAAACTTTTGCTGACACCAGGGTCCTCTAACATCGCTCGCGCTCGCTCAACTAGAGAGCGGTTCATCCGCTCGGATACACCGTTTTGCTCTGGACTATATGCCACTGTCCATTCAATTTGAATTCCGCTTTGTTTACAAAACTGTTCAAACGGGCGATAGCAAGCGCGAAATTTTCCGTTCGAATTTCGCCGATACCATCGAGGCATACTGCTGGAAGCAGTCGTACACTTCGTCTTTTGACTTAATCAAAAACACCATCACGAAGTGGCTCCAGTCGTCAATAAAGGTGACAAAGTATCTCATACCGCCTATACCAATCGGTTTTACCGGTCCGCAAACGTCCGAATGTATCAGCTCGAGCACGCACTTGAAACGGGTTTCGAGTCTGCTTGGCCGCAACACAGGGTTCACAAACAACAACGCTTTCGTCCTTTTTGCGACCGTTTAAATTTAAACCAACACACATGTCTTCGCTTATCAATTTTTCCAAGCTTCGTGCATTCAGGTGACCAAAACGGCGATGCCACCCCGGATAAACGTAAACCATATACCAACCATATTATCAATCGTAGACCAAACTATATCTGTTATGGTATAGCAACTATAGAATAACCATTGCGTGATATGGTATCAACCATAACCATTATCCTATTTTCAAACTCGACCATACAACCAATGGGTTGTTAAGAACGGTCACCATATCGAAATGAGCTTTGTTTCATACATATTTTTAACATGTAGTATTCCTCAACCATATCAACTATAGTAGCATGGATATAGTAAAACAATAACACTACAATACATGATACGGTGATTAATTTTTTTGGATTATAATCTTAATCATCCTTAAATAGTTAAACTATTCGATTACCTACGATATCTGTTATTGTACAAttatggtacaaatattttatttcaccgTACTGAAAATGGTAGGGGTGTTTTCTCCAAGCAATAAAAACTACGTACAATAATAACAaatcattttattcaataaatCCAAGACAATAAGATTACTTATGTCAAATTCAAATTATTACACGCTTCTGTGTACTGTCGTATTAATCATAATGCATTATACGTTTAATTTCGATTTCCATTACCGATTCTATTTATACCAAAAGGCACGCGGTTAGTTTCGATTTTGTTGAGATTCGAAATTTTTTGGGCAATACTTTTATTTACCAGCTTCTCGTTGGCATAGTGTGCAATTTCACGAATTTTGTGTGGTCCCAGGCGCATGgcaacacgttcaacaagtttttCTGGAAAATACAAAGAGTTGACTACAACTTTGTTAcatgaaaatgaaacaaatttaccaaaaataaatttaagaattttagGGTCAATTTGCTCTTTTGCCGGGTACAAAAGCGAACCATCTGCGTTCAGTTTGTTTTTGAATCGTGGCGTAGGTTGTCCTGTCACACTCATTGTTTTCAATCTGTCAACTCCAAAGAAGTGAATCGCCAAATTAGAAATAAATTGGCTATCCGTGGTAGCATTGCGATCGATGTTTTTAATTTCTTCCAGCGTGATGTCGAAATCAGATTGAATCGTGAATGTGACCTGAATAAAGTTGAGAAAAATGTAACTAAATTATTAATAGCAATAAAATACGACAAATTTACCGAAGGAATTTGTTGCCGATCCTTCAAATCCTGTAGCTCCCGTGAAAGAGACAGTGCGTGGTCATTTGATTGGGCTAATTCCTTTTTGAGCAGCTTGATTTTTCTACGAAGTTTCTTAATGGTATTCTTGTTCTCCAGCGcttgattttcccaaacgtCACATTTGCCGCAATTTTCATTACCTTCAATTGTTGATGACATCTGCGACGTTGAGTGTTGGCTTTCGAGCGATTGTACTGGTGAAAATGTTGGTACATCGACTATGAAATCAATTTCATATGGTTCGCTCAGCTCATTCGGAGTATCAGTATGTACAGTAAATGGTTCAATCCGACTAGGAACTGTTTTCTTAGGAATGCTGAGATCTTCAGGCTTTGATAGCTGGTCATCCAGTTTTGGTTGTAGTACCTGCTGTACCGGGTTAGAAAATGCCTGAGTATTTGATCTCACAACCGAAGTTGTGAACTCCGAAGGcgacagcgcatcatttgaaaCTAGATGTAAAAGATGTTGTGCCTGGCTCGACGAATTTGGCGCAGTGTTGATTTCAACAAACTTTGGCTGTGTATGTAGAACCAGTAACTCCTGGGTGCAATCTGGGACGTGTATGGTAGCCGTGGCACCCGCGATAACATGTGGCATTAGATCAATATCAATGCTTCGTCGACAGGTAGTATGTTCGTTACTTGTATTATCTGTGATGAGTGTTTTTGGCTGGTCCTGAGTAGTATTGACACAACTTGGAATATCGGGTGACATTTGAGATCCACATATAGCTGCAACATGGTAAGGGTTGCTTGTTGTTGAAGTTACTGACGCACTAGCAGATAGAATGTTAGTTTTCTGGGAACTATTCCAACCCGTCGAAGATTCCGAAATCGATGAATCTAGTGGATCCTGTGACATCATTTTCTGCGGTGTATCTATAGCACTAGTCGCAGAGTCGGCTGATACAAACGCGTACCCAGATTGACTGAGCGATAGTCCCTGCTGCTCGAGAAGCTTTTGCAACTGTAGAGAagagaaaaacaaaacgagTTCCACCTTTTTTCTGCAATACTTGGTCGTTCCAGGCAATGCCCTTCAtcaaaaaaatatatagaaTCCCAAAGAAATATCTTACTCGCTGTTGTACGTGAGTTGCATTCATCCGGTCTGCTTTTCTCTTAATTTCAGAGGTTAGCCTTTGCTGTCCATCCTGTTGGCGGGATTCTATTTTAAGAAAGAAAAATTATTACTTGAAAACAGTTTTACCACTTTAAATGTGCTTACGTTTACgagaatttgtatttttagcagcatttttttcttcggtggcATTATAAAAGTATTTAACTGGAGCAAATGGTTCAACCTCAACGCACCACCTATGTatgttcaatatttcaaaatggctgacTTCTGCGAATGATAAAGCATTTTCGTACCAgtgttaccatattcacaggtTTTTCTGTAacgtcacagattttttttcataatttttgatcacagatttttggtattttgatgaaaaattcacagatttccacagatttttagaaatattgtgctttttcaaagattttttggaaatttaacaCTTTGTAGTTTGCTGTTTGTATCATTACAAATGGTAAGATTTTTTTGATGGCAATAGAGATTTCAATATGGCATC
Protein-coding sequences here:
- the LOC131695080 gene encoding uncharacterized protein LOC131695080, whose protein sequence is MNATHVQQRLQKLLEQQGLSLSQSGYAFVSADSATSAIDTPQKMMSQDPLDSSISESSTGWNSSQKTNILSASASVTSTTSNPYHVAAICGSQMSPDIPSCVNTTQDQPKTLITDNTSNEHTTCRRSIDIDLMPHVIAGATATIHVPDCTQELLVLHTQPKFVEINTAPNSSSQAQHLLHLVSNDALSPSEFTTSVVRSNTQAFSNPVQQVLQPKLDDQLSKPEDLSIPKKTVPSRIEPFTVHTDTPNELSEPYEIDFIVDVPTFSPVQSLESQHSTSQMSSTIEGNENCGKCDVWENQALENKNTIKKLRRKIKLLKKELAQSNDHALSLSRELQDLKDRQQIPSVTFTIQSDFDITLEEIKNIDRNATTDSQFISNLAIHFFGVDRLKTMSVTGQPTPRFKNKLNADGSLLYPAKEQIDPKILKFIFEKLVERVAMRLGPHKIREIAHYANEKLVNKSIAQKISNLNKIETNRVPFGINRIGNGNRN